A region of the Jatrophihabitans sp. genome:
AACGGCGCCACGCCGCGGTCGCGGCGGCGCACCAGCGCCTCGGTGACCAGACCGAAGGCGGTGCTCGGGACCGCGCCGGGCGCCAGGTCGCGCCGGACGCCCGGATTCTCCGAGTCGAACTGGCCGGTGACGTCGTGGATGTTGTAGCCGCCCTCGGTGACGGTGAGCGAGACGATCCGGGTCGCCGGGTCGGCCATCTGCTCGATCACCGCCTCCGGGTCGTCGGGGGCGAGCAGGTAGTCCACGAGGGAGCCGATCACCCGTGGCTCCATCGTGCCGTCGGGGTGTTTGACGACCAGGGTGTAGAGGTGGTCCTGGGAGGCGAGCACGTCGGCCATCCGCCGGTCGCCGGGTAGCACCCCGACCCCGCAGACGCCCCAGTCCAGGGCCTTGCCCTCGTTCATCAACCGATCCAGGTACATCGCCTCATGCGCCCGGTGAAAGCCGCCGACGCCGACGTGGACGATCCCCACGCCGACCTGCCGCCGGTCATAGCCGGGCACCGCCACCTCCGGACCCAGCGAGGCCAGGTTCGCGGCATTCAGCGACACCATGGTTGGCTCCTTCCTTTCCTCTTTCCTTCCCGGCCCGGCCGGGGTCGGAGTCGAGTCTGCACCGCGCCCGGCCGCTCAGCCGCCGGAGGCGCCCAGCCGCTCAGCCGCCGCTCAGCCGCTTCAGCGGCTGGAGGCGCCCAGGCCGCTCAGCCGCCGGGAGACGCCATCCTGCCGGGACACACCATCGCCTTGACCGTGGCCGGATCACGCCGGGACGCGGTCAGCGCCTGCTCCACCTCGTCGAGCCCGTAGTGGCCGGTGACCAGGACGTCTAAGTCCACCCGTCCGGAGGCCACCAGCGAGATCGCGGTCGGCCAGGTGTTGGCGTAGCGGAACGCTCCGGTCAGCACCAGCTCGCGATCCTGGACGTAGGACAGCGGCAGGACGAGCTCGTCGCCGCCCATCCCGATCAGCACCACGTGCCCGGCGCGGGCGACCGTGCCAATGGCGTCGGTGGTGGCCCGGGCGTTGCCCGAGCACTCCAGCAGCACGTCGGGCTCGACGCCGGCCGCGGCCAGCGAGGTCGCGGACACGTCGATGGCGCGCGCCCCGAGCTTGCCGGCCAGCGCCAGCCGGTAGGGGTTGACGTCGCTGACGGTGACTTCGGCGGCGCCGAAGGCGAACGCCGCCTGCACGCAGACCAGGCCGATCGGCCCGGCGCCGGTGATCAGCACGCGGGCGCCCGGCGACACCTTGCCCCGGCGGCAGGCCCAGACCGCGACCGACAGCGGCTCGATCAGCCCGGCGGCGTCGTCACTGACGCTGTCGGGCACGGCGTGCACGAATGCCTCGGGCATCACGACGTACTCGCAGAACGCGCCGTCGTAGGGCGGGGTGGCGAAGAATTGGACGTCGGGGCACAGGTTGTACCTGCCGCTGAGGCACTGGGGGCACGAGCGGCAGGGCACGCCCGGCTCGACCGAGACCCGCTGCCCGGGCGCCAGGGCGCTGACCCCGGCGCCGATCGCGGCGACCTCGCCGCCGGCCTCGTGGCCGAGCACCAGGGGCCGGTCCACGACGTACCGACCGATCCGGCCGTGGTCGTAGTAATGGATGTCGGACCCGCACACCCCGACCGAGCCGATCCGCACCAGCACCTCGCCCGGCCCGGGGTCCGGGACG
Encoded here:
- a CDS encoding NAD(P)-dependent alcohol dehydrogenase, encoding MTLADTVPGMTMRASVLNGIGDLAVEERAVPDPGPGEVLVRIGSVGVCGSDIHYYDHGRIGRYVVDRPLVLGHEAGGEVAAIGAGVSALAPGQRVSVEPGVPCRSCPQCLSGRYNLCPDVQFFATPPYDGAFCEYVVMPEAFVHAVPDSVSDDAAGLIEPLSVAVWACRRGKVSPGARVLITGAGPIGLVCVQAAFAFGAAEVTVSDVNPYRLALAGKLGARAIDVSATSLAAAGVEPDVLLECSGNARATTDAIGTVARAGHVVLIGMGGDELVLPLSYVQDRELVLTGAFRYANTWPTAISLVASGRVDLDVLVTGHYGLDEVEQALTASRRDPATVKAMVCPGRMASPGG